CCAGACAGACTATGATGATTCACAAAGAGGGGAGCAGCAACCATCATTCCAAACTCTTAAGAAAAATATCACATTTCTAAGATTCTTCATACTTTTTGTCCTGTTTTCTAATTACACTCATTAAAAGACTAAACTCTACATAGTCTTTAGAGCTAGCTAATATCTCCAAAGCTAAAAATGTCATTGTGAATATCTCTCTTCTGTTTTCCTTTCAGTCACCCCAAGCAGGCACAAAAGAAAAGACTCTGTGTTGCTGGTTTTGTACCTCAGGCCCAATTTCCTTAAGTGCCAAAATTGAAAGGAAGGGCTATACCCCAGGTATGTAAAAGAAACAGTGCGTGTTCATTCTCTCTGTCATTTATCTTGCTTTCTCAGTATATGTGTATGGTTGCAGTGTAAAGTAGTCATAGGTGGgttatttaaaaattatttagtAAAATAATGTCCTGAATGCCAGCTcatccgcagggcatgtaagacatatctgtttcgacaggcctttgatctctgatattgttgtttttaaattgttttaaattgtttttaaatagtattagattttagcctgttcttgtaagccgctccgagccccaagggagtggtggtatataagtttgaattataaataaataaagaaataaataaataaaaatctgtatatgttttgttgaactgcattaatgtaTGGGTTGTATATACAGCACAGTTCAGACTTCTACTAATATGAGTTTGGCAGCTGTCATGGATAATATGAAGTTGCAGATCTTCTAATCTTGATAGGGTTGATCATGAATGTTTTCATCATTGCCCAAATTCTCAAGAAGAATGTCATATCTTGCACtattatttgaatttatttatttattcagtttatACACTGCTTTTCTCACACCATGAGATCCAAGgcaacttaaaataatttaatatggAAATTAGCTCAAATGTAATATTACAgaagttaaaaacaattgaacAACTCTTGTATTAAGAGCAGAGagttaaaaacaatttagaaaaaaataaaaaacataattttAAGATTACAGTGTAGGAGGAATACTTTTGTTTTTATCTAACATGGGtgttttgtgttgtgtttttcaaGGTGAATCAATTCAGATCTTTGCGGAGATTGAGAACTGTTCTTCCCGAATGGTGGTGCCAAAAGCCGCCATTTATCAAACACAGGCATTCTATGCCAAAGGGAAAATGAAGGAAGTAAAACAGCTGGTTGCCAACTTGCGTGGAGAGTCCCTCTCATCAGGAAAAACAGAAACCTGGAATGGCAAACAGTTAAAGATTCCACCCGTCTCCCCCTCCATCCTTGATTGTAGCATAATCCGTGTGGAATATTCACTAATGGTAAGGAAGTGTTTCAAAATGTCAATCTTTAGCACCAGCACTCATTTTTCGTTTGTTTGTGGGAAGAGGGGCTGATTCAGATTTTAACAACTTCTTCTTGCTTATATTTTAGGTATATGTGGATATTCCAGGTGCAATGGACTTGTTTCTTAATCTACCACTTGTCATTGGTACTATTCCTTTACACCCATTTGGCAGCAGAACATCAAGCGTGAGCAGCCAATGTAGCATGAATATGAATTGGCTTGGTCTGACACTGCCTGAAAGACCAGAAGGTAAGTTTTATCATACAGAGCGCATAATGTTTACTCCCTAGGTCTGTAATTCTATTAGCATCTTAGCAGTATGAACTTAGattagtggttcttaacctgtgggtccctgggtgttttggattacaactcccagaaattccagccagtttacgagcagttagggtttctgggaattaaaggccaaaacatttgggaacctacaggttgagaaccactgacctagatgaaCCTTTTATGCAAACAATACTCAAGGAAATCATCCAAGACTCTCCACATTATATTTCCATGAGGGAGACATTGAATATAAATATCCTTGGGGGGGGGAAACACATGCAAAACCTGAACATTTTTGAGCTGCTGCTTAATTTGttgaataattaaaaacatattaatttaATCTACATTTCACTGAGTTCAAGGAATATATGTGGTTATTCCTCTTGGTCGTTTTATCAAAACAATTTTGAGAGGAAAGTTGGGTTGAGAAAGGATTTTATGGCTCAGCCAGGACTTGGGTCTATATCTCTAATGTCCCAGTCCAGTATGTCAATTACAGTGATTTACAGGCAGAATAGAGATGTCTCAGAGCATAAGTGCTTTGTGGACAGAATCGTCTATTAACTatttacacatatttatttatttatttagcaccaTCACAGTACATGGTGCTTCACAATTAAATTAACAAAATACTTCTTACCTAGATTCAGAGAGGTCAGTATTTAGCCTCCTCCCAACAGAGCCATGAAAAAGAATGTAGATATGCAGATGTATGGTCAAATCTGTTGGTAGACCTGTTTTAGAGTCTGACTGTAACTTGCCATGACTGCCCAGAACAGTTAAAATTGAAATACCAGCAGCAGTTGAGCCTTTCTGAGATCTACCTTGTGCAAATCACCATAACTAAACTTTAATATATTTGTCATGTTGTATATCTTGACATGCATAAGAACATTGTTCGAACTGCGTGTACTTTTACCTTCAGCACCTCCTAGCTATGCAGAAGTGGTCACTGAGGAGCAAAGACAGTCCAGCCTAGCACCTGCAGCTGTATGCGACGACTTTGAAAGAGCGCTTCAAGGACCATTGTTTGCCTACATCCAGGAATTCAGATTTCTGCCTCCACCACTTTATTCTGAGGTAAGATTTATACGGCCACAGTTAAGCCTCACTTTCCATTGTAAAGTTAGAGCATGCTTGCACTTTCCTGTGAGAGGTCCTAAAACAATGTGATCAGCTGATAGAATCTACAGATCATCCTAAATGATCTTGCTTTTTTGCTTACAGAATCATGAGAAAACGGGAGGGGTTGTTTTTCTGTCCTCA
This genomic interval from Anolis sagrei isolate rAnoSag1 chromosome 2, rAnoSag1.mat, whole genome shotgun sequence contains the following:
- the ARRDC3 gene encoding arrestin domain-containing protein 3 isoform X1, giving the protein MVLGKVKSLTISFDCLNDSNVPVYSSGDTVSGRVNLEVTGEIRVKSLKIHARGHAKVRWTESRNAGSNTAYTQNYTEEVEYFNHKDILIGHERDDDNSEEGLHIIHSGRHEYAFSFELPQTPLATSFEGRHGSVRYWVKAELHRPWLLPVKLKKEFTVFEHIDINTPSLLSPQAGTKEKTLCCWFCTSGPISLSAKIERKGYTPGESIQIFAEIENCSSRMVVPKAAIYQTQAFYAKGKMKEVKQLVANLRGESLSSGKTETWNGKQLKIPPVSPSILDCSIIRVEYSLMVYVDIPGAMDLFLNLPLVIGTIPLHPFGSRTSSVSSQCSMNMNWLGLTLPERPEAPPSYAEVVTEEQRQSSLAPAAVCDDFERALQGPLFAYIQEFRFLPPPLYSEIDPNPDQPSDDTPSCPSR
- the ARRDC3 gene encoding arrestin domain-containing protein 3 isoform X2; the protein is MVVPKAAIYQTQAFYAKGKMKEVKQLVANLRGESLSSGKTETWNGKQLKIPPVSPSILDCSIIRVEYSLMVYVDIPGAMDLFLNLPLVIGTIPLHPFGSRTSSVSSQCSMNMNWLGLTLPERPEAPPSYAEVVTEEQRQSSLAPAAVCDDFERALQGPLFAYIQEFRFLPPPLYSEIDPNPDQPSDDTPSCPSR